The following proteins come from a genomic window of Hypanus sabinus isolate sHypSab1 chromosome 9, sHypSab1.hap1, whole genome shotgun sequence:
- the aimp2 gene encoding aminoacyl tRNA synthase complex-interacting multifunctional protein 2 — protein MYKVKSYHQGDGVVELPTCMYKLSSYHSSTVETQNGAETSELLNLESRQTEMLNRLYELKAVVDGLSKTVLTPDADLDVAEINHACSGPAVRTAVNLDFVLGKNSGALRDIVINANPSEVPLSLLVLYNLLSEQYRVLPSVHVHSSVQNIPSQLWNCLGKESICRSRQEYQLGFTLVWKDVPKPQMKFSIQSMCCIEGEGNVARFLFALLGHEYDAVTSTQIDSWVDIAIFQLRKGSSKEKAAVLRYMNSALSKSPWVVGTDLTLADVVLYCALLEIGFAGIPANVQRWVKSCENLSCFYLALKPLK, from the exons ATGTACAAGGTGAAGTCTTATCATCAGGGCGATGGCGTCGTGGAGCTGCCCACCTGTATGTACAAGCTGTCCAGTTATCACAGCTCCACCGTGGAAACTCAG AATGGAGCTGAAACTTCAGAACTCCTGAATTTGGAATCAAGACAGACAGAGATGCTGAATCGTTTGTACGAGTTAAAGGCTGTCGTCGATGGTCTCTCAAAGACTGTTCTCACTCCAGATGCTGACCTGGACGTGGCAGAAATTAACCATGCGTGCTCTGGGCCAGCAGTTCGGACTGCAGTTAACTTAGATTTTGTACTGGGAAAG AACTCTGGTGCCCTCAGAGACATCGTCATCAATGCCAACCCCTCCGAAGTACCACTGTCACTGTTGGTCCTATACAACTTGCTGTCTGAGCAATACAGGGTGCTGCCTTCAGTGCACGTGCACTCCTCCGTGCAAAACATTCCCTCCCAGCTCTGGAACTGTTTGGGAAAGGAAAGCATTTGTCGATCCCGGCAGGAATATCAGCTGGGCTTCACCCTTGTCTGGAAGGATG TCCCCAAACCTCAGATGAAGTTCAGCATCCAAAGCATGTGCTGCATCGAAGGCGAGGGAAATGTCGCTCGCTTCCTCTTCGCATTACTGGGTCATGAGTATGATGCAGTGACCTCCACACAGATCGACAGCTGGGTAGACATCGCTATCTTCCAACTGAGGAAAGGAAGCAGCAAAGAGAAGGCAGCAGTCCTGCGCTACATGAACTCTGCCCTTAGCAAGAGCCCCTGGGTGGTGGGAACCGACCTGACACTGGCTGATGTGGTGCTGTACTGTGCCTTACTGGAGATAGGGTTTGCAGGTATCCCTGCTAATGTCCAGAGATGGGTGAAGTCATGTGAGAATCTGTCATGCTTTTATCTGGCATTGAAACCATTGAAGTAA